CTCCCCAACCATAAGCAAGTGTAATACTGCAAACCAATCCTTGTGTCAATTGCCAAGATTGGCGACTTCCCAACAGATGCCCTCTAAGCTCAAACTTCATATTCCCTGATTGCGGCAACTACCGATGTACTTTGTTGGAACAAACTTGATTTGCGGTTCGTCCCTCGAATCATAAGTGCATACGCCTGACCTGCAATTGATTGTATTCCAGGTACTCGTTTAACGTGCGATACTTAATTACAATTGCAGGTTTTTATCATGTCTATGTTAAACAATGTTTGGTACATAATAAACCTGAATTTAACTGACTATTTCTCTATTTTAAATGTTGAAATCACTTAAGTAATCTTTATTTAAAATATGTGTTTACCCTAGCATTAACTTTCTCCAATAGTTCAAAACACCACATAAAATAGTGAGAAATAAAATTCTCGGAGAATCATCGACAGCGGGATGTATGAAAACTAAAGTATCTAAAGCCTTAACCCAACCAGTTGCCGGTTTAGCTCTGTTAGCTATGGTTGCAACGACTTATCCATCTCCGAGTTGGGCACAACTTCCAGCCCCAACAGCTGCGGTACAAGAAAATGTAGAATACACCTTGGATGGTGGCGATCGCATCCGCATCAACGTTTTTGAAGTGCCTGAATATAGCGGTGACTATCAAATTCCTCCTGGTGGCGACCTGTATTTACCCTTGATTGGTCGTGTCGTTATCCGAGGGCTGACTCAAAATCAAGCAGCAGAGTTAGTTACAACACGTTATGCTCGCTTCCTGCGCCGCCCCATTGTCACAGTTAGTCTCATCGCTCCTCGCCCGATTAACGTCATTGTCTCTGGCGAAGTTATTAGCCCTGGCTCCTACACAGTAGGACTACAAGGCGGGGCTGGTGATAATCCTGGCGTACAATACCCCACCATTGTCAGTGCTTTAACTCTTGCCCAAGGAGTCACGCTGGCAGCAGATTTGCGTCAAGTACAACTGCGCCGTCCTCAAGGTGGTAATTTACCGGTACAAACTTACAATATCGATCTCACTCAGCTTGTCCGCACAGGTACTGTAGATCGCGATCTGACTTTACGCGATGGCGATACTATTTTTATTCCTACTGCAACAAGTATTAACTTAGCCGAATTACGTCAATTTGCTTCTGCCAGTTTTGCTGTACCCGCAAATAGACCTCGTACTGTCACAGTTGTTGGTGAAGTTAACCGTCCTGGTTCTTATGTTGTCACGGGAGGTGGTGTTAGTACAGCAGCAGCAACAGATCAAGGCGGAAACCAAGGAGGTGCTAATAATAATGGACTACCCACGGTGACGCGAGCAATTCAACTTGCAGGCGGGATTACATCAGAAGCTGACATCCGCAGTATCTTGATTCGCCGTCCTACCAAATCAGGTACAGAACATTCTATTAGTGTTAATCTTTGGGATTTACTCAAGACAGGTGATGTTGCTCAAGACACACTTGTGCAAGAAGGAGATACGATCGTTGTTGCCACAGCAACAGATGTCAACCCAGCCGAGGCAACTGAATTAGCTGATGCTAACTTCTCACCAGCTACAATTCCAGTCAGTGTAGTCGGTGAAGTCAAAACTCCAGGAGTGCTCAATTTACCGCCCAACACTCCGATGAATCAGGCAATTTTGAGTGCGGGAGGATTTAATAATGCTCGCGCTAGAAGAAATACTGTAGAGTTAGTTCGCCTGAATCCTGATGGTACTGTGACAAGACGGAACATCGAAACAAATTTTGAACAAGGTATCAATGAGCAAACAAACCCTCGACTCCGTGCTAACGATATTGTTGTTGTCAATCGCTCTGGTATAGCTCGGATCGGCGATACTCTAGGAACCGCTTTTGGACCTTTAGG
The nucleotide sequence above comes from Gloeocapsopsis sp. IPPAS B-1203. Encoded proteins:
- a CDS encoding SLBB domain-containing protein: MKTKVSKALTQPVAGLALLAMVATTYPSPSWAQLPAPTAAVQENVEYTLDGGDRIRINVFEVPEYSGDYQIPPGGDLYLPLIGRVVIRGLTQNQAAELVTTRYARFLRRPIVTVSLIAPRPINVIVSGEVISPGSYTVGLQGGAGDNPGVQYPTIVSALTLAQGVTLAADLRQVQLRRPQGGNLPVQTYNIDLTQLVRTGTVDRDLTLRDGDTIFIPTATSINLAELRQFASASFAVPANRPRTVTVVGEVNRPGSYVVTGGGVSTAAATDQGGNQGGANNNGLPTVTRAIQLAGGITSEADIRSILIRRPTKSGTEHSISVNLWDLLKTGDVAQDTLVQEGDTIVVATATDVNPAEATELADANFSPATIPVSVVGEVKTPGVLNLPPNTPMNQAILSAGGFNNARARRNTVELVRLNPDGTVTRRNIETNFEQGINEQTNPRLRANDIVVVNRSGIARIGDTLGTAFGPLGGVINILRFIGF